A genomic window from Methanobacterium sp. BRmetb2 includes:
- a CDS encoding adenylate kinase: MDFSWNIAAVVGVPGVGKTTICKSVSRAIGCHYVNYGDLMLEIAQKNNLASTDDEMFSLDINIQEKIWKTAALQIKELENVLVDLHGVDQSDIGYILSLPIEILTPDLIIIIQAPYEDVLTRRIGDKSKKRIMESFKVFKEHKNILKISMSVCSVICGCTFSIIENDDFRECQEKMIDVLTSGNVHQ, translated from the coding sequence ATGGATTTTTCGTGGAACATTGCCGCTGTGGTGGGTGTTCCAGGTGTGGGAAAAACTACTATTTGCAAGAGTGTTTCCAGGGCTATTGGATGTCATTACGTCAATTATGGAGACTTAATGCTTGAAATAGCCCAAAAAAATAACCTTGCATCAACCGATGATGAGATGTTTTCCCTGGATATTAATATTCAGGAAAAAATCTGGAAAACCGCTGCACTGCAAATTAAAGAACTTGAGAATGTTTTAGTAGATCTGCACGGCGTGGACCAGTCTGATATTGGTTACATCCTTTCCCTGCCCATTGAAATCCTAACTCCCGATTTAATTATCATAATACAGGCCCCATATGAAGATGTTTTAACCAGAAGAATTGGGGATAAATCTAAAAAAAGGATAATGGAAAGTTTTAAAGTATTTAAAGAACATAAAAACATTCTTAAGATTTCAATGAGTGTGTGTTCAGTTATATGTGGCTGTACCTTTTCAATAATTGAAAATGATGATTTCAGGGAATGTCAAGAAAAAATGATTGATGTTTTAACTTCAGGAAACGTCCACCAATAA
- a CDS encoding FMN-binding glutamate synthase family protein, translating into MVQNMVKVDDTKENREKCLCNSCPSYPRNCDGEILYCSLGKSCVDVHENGCICYMCPVYFENKLDGLYYCDKEVVGESKTLMRKKKSDESKSFYQSMMDIKDMSNAGESVVRSMGSTKKMPFNWDDLHLIPAQVFKIPLNRDENVKTEIIIGPKAENPLKVSSPILISGLSFGAVSRKVRMIIAHTAADLGIGFNSGEGGVLEEELKTSSEHIIVQYSTGRFGIDDEKLKKAAAIELRFGQGAYPGKGSYLPASKITPEIAKIRGLQPAEAAYSPACHPDILNSEDIKKKVTELRRISSNVPIGAKIGCGNIEKDVEVLVDSEVDFIAIDGFGGGTGATNLFVRENVGIPLIAALPRAYNTLNEMDVKDDISLIAGGGLRNSADFAKCLAMGADAVYIGTSALIAINCEQFRICYTGKCPTGITTQSPSLLNQLNIEEGIKKLSNFIRVSNEELASFTRIVGKNDISELNQDDLVSLNKDLATLTGVKWLDGQ; encoded by the coding sequence ATGGTACAAAATATGGTTAAAGTTGATGATACAAAAGAAAATCGGGAAAAATGTTTATGTAATAGCTGTCCCAGCTATCCCCGTAACTGTGACGGAGAAATTCTATATTGTTCTCTTGGTAAAAGCTGTGTTGATGTTCACGAGAATGGATGCATATGTTACATGTGCCCCGTATACTTTGAAAACAAATTAGATGGACTCTATTATTGTGATAAAGAAGTGGTAGGAGAAAGCAAGACATTAATGCGTAAAAAAAAGTCAGATGAAAGCAAATCCTTCTACCAATCAATGATGGATATTAAAGATATGAGTAATGCTGGAGAAAGTGTTGTTAGATCCATGGGGTCAACAAAGAAAATGCCTTTCAACTGGGATGATCTTCATTTAATACCGGCGCAGGTTTTTAAAATCCCTTTAAATCGTGATGAGAATGTTAAAACAGAAATTATTATTGGACCGAAAGCTGAAAATCCTCTTAAAGTATCATCACCCATATTAATATCTGGTCTAAGTTTTGGTGCTGTTTCCAGAAAAGTTAGAATGATTATTGCCCATACTGCAGCAGATCTAGGAATTGGTTTCAATTCTGGAGAGGGAGGAGTACTAGAAGAAGAACTTAAAACATCCTCTGAACATATTATAGTGCAGTATTCAACTGGAAGATTTGGAATAGATGATGAAAAACTTAAAAAGGCGGCTGCAATTGAATTAAGGTTTGGACAAGGTGCTTATCCAGGCAAAGGTAGTTATTTGCCGGCCAGTAAAATTACCCCGGAAATTGCTAAGATCAGAGGTCTGCAACCTGCTGAAGCTGCTTATTCCCCGGCCTGCCATCCAGATATATTAAATTCAGAGGATATTAAAAAGAAAGTTACTGAACTGCGCAGAATTTCTTCCAATGTACCAATTGGCGCAAAGATAGGCTGTGGAAATATAGAAAAAGATGTTGAAGTTCTCGTAGATTCGGAAGTTGATTTTATTGCTATTGATGGGTTTGGTGGAGGAACCGGTGCAACCAATCTTTTTGTAAGAGAAAATGTTGGAATTCCACTTATTGCTGCGCTTCCTAGAGCATATAATACCTTAAATGAAATGGATGTTAAGGATGATATCTCTCTTATAGCTGGTGGGGGCCTTAGAAACTCTGCTGATTTTGCTAAATGTCTGGCTATGGGTGCTGATGCTGTCTATATCGGAACTTCAGCATTAATTGCCATAAACTGTGAGCAGTTTAGAATTTGTTATACTGGAAAATGTCCCACTGGAATAACTACTCAAAGTCCTTCCCTACTCAATCAATTAAATATTGAAGAAGGAATTAAAAAACTATCTAATTTTATTAGAGTCTCAAATGAAGAATTAGCGAGTTTTACCCGTATTGTTGGAAAGAATGACATAAGTGAACTTAACCAGGACGATCTTGTATCCTTAAACAAAGATTTAGCCACTCTTACTGGGGTTAAATGGTTAGATGGACAATAA
- the msrB gene encoding peptide-methionine (R)-S-oxide reductase has protein sequence MKLNNSQKEPKTVPKVPIYFQETGKIELVEKVIKSDEEWEKLLTPEQFDVARKKGTELAFTGKYHDCHEKGLYQCVCCSTDLFSSETKFDSGTGWPSFWAPVAEENVTLKRDTSHFMIRTEVLCSRCDAHLGHVFDDGPPPTNKRYCMNSASLKFIKE, from the coding sequence ATGAAATTAAATAATTCCCAAAAAGAGCCTAAAACTGTTCCCAAAGTTCCTATTTACTTTCAGGAAACAGGAAAAATTGAACTGGTTGAAAAGGTAATAAAATCTGATGAGGAATGGGAAAAATTGCTTACCCCAGAACAGTTCGATGTTGCCCGTAAAAAAGGAACTGAACTGGCCTTTACTGGCAAATATCACGACTGCCATGAAAAGGGCCTATATCAATGTGTGTGCTGCAGTACTGATCTATTCAGTTCAGAGACCAAATTTGATTCTGGAACTGGTTGGCCTAGTTTCTGGGCACCTGTAGCTGAAGAAAATGTTACATTAAAAAGGGATACCAGCCATTTTATGATACGTACCGAAGTACTGTGTAGTAGATGTGATGCCCACTTGGGCCATGTATTTGATGACGGTCCGCCGCCTACCAATAAGCGGTACTGTATGAATTCGGCTTCATTAAAATTTATTAAAGAATAG
- a CDS encoding aminodeoxychorismate/anthranilate synthase component II, translated as MILIIDNYDSFTYNLYQLLGEFEEDIIVKRNDELDIEDIKEINPEKIIISPGPGNPTNERDFGVCMQVIRELGTQIPIFGVCLGHQGIFAAFGGQIIRSNPVHGKQSLVFHQSTELFKDIGTPLQATRYHSLICDEKTIPDCLEITAKTNEGMIMAIKHKKYPIYGLQFHPESVGTDEGKRIMKNFLEMET; from the coding sequence ATGATTCTGATAATAGATAATTATGATTCATTTACATACAATCTCTACCAACTATTAGGGGAATTTGAAGAGGACATAATAGTTAAAAGGAATGACGAGTTGGATATTGAAGATATAAAAGAGATTAATCCTGAAAAAATAATAATTTCACCAGGACCAGGTAATCCAACTAATGAAAGAGATTTTGGAGTTTGTATGCAAGTCATCCGGGAGTTAGGAACTCAAATACCCATATTTGGTGTGTGTTTAGGTCATCAAGGAATATTCGCAGCATTCGGTGGTCAGATCATCCGTTCAAATCCAGTGCATGGAAAACAAAGTCTGGTCTTTCACCAGTCCACAGAACTTTTTAAAGATATTGGAACTCCTCTCCAGGCAACAAGGTATCATTCTTTGATTTGTGATGAAAAAACAATCCCTGATTGTTTAGAGATAACTGCCAAAACCAATGAGGGTATGATAATGGCCATAAAACATAAAAAATACCCAATATATGGTCTTCAATTTCATCCAGAATCAGTGGGAACTGATGAAGGTAAGAGAATCATGAAAAATTTCTTGGAGATGGAAACATGA
- the trpD gene encoding anthranilate phosphoribosyltransferase: MIAESLKKVVSRENISEKEAYTCMEEMISGKAADIHMAALLTALHMKGESVDEITGFSRAMRDFSIKVTPDLDTPMVDTCGTGGDRFKTFNVSTISGIIAASADIAIAKHGNRNITSKCGGADLLESLGVNINSDARKVEKCLEETGIGFMFAPNFHPAMKNVMPVRKKLGIRTVFNIIGPLSSPANADIQLMGVFDPDYVEIIAQVLKNLGVEKAMVVHGYDAQDRPAMDEISTIGKTKAAILDNKKVIIKELYPEDFGIKRASPHLIEAPEDIKGNVQVALDVLQGKVDDDIDQARLDLCLVNVSAILFLAGKVDDFKKGTEMAYELVESGVAFKKLQEFIKVSQ; this comes from the coding sequence ATGATAGCCGAATCTTTGAAAAAAGTTGTATCCAGAGAAAATATCAGTGAAAAAGAAGCTTACACTTGTATGGAGGAGATGATCAGTGGAAAGGCTGCTGATATACATATGGCTGCATTATTAACTGCATTGCATATGAAAGGCGAGTCTGTTGACGAAATCACAGGATTTTCCAGGGCTATGAGAGATTTTTCAATTAAGGTTACACCAGATCTGGATACTCCTATGGTTGATACCTGTGGTACTGGAGGTGACAGGTTTAAAACATTTAACGTAAGCACAATATCCGGTATAATTGCGGCATCAGCAGATATTGCTATTGCTAAACATGGGAACCGTAATATTACCAGTAAATGTGGCGGGGCAGACCTCTTAGAATCACTGGGTGTAAATATAAACAGTGATGCCCGGAAAGTTGAAAAGTGTCTTGAGGAAACAGGTATAGGATTTATGTTTGCTCCTAATTTTCATCCGGCCATGAAAAATGTCATGCCTGTTAGAAAAAAATTAGGCATAAGAACAGTTTTTAATATTATAGGGCCATTATCGTCACCAGCAAATGCTGATATTCAATTGATGGGAGTATTTGATCCAGATTATGTGGAAATAATAGCCCAAGTACTTAAAAATTTAGGTGTTGAAAAGGCCATGGTGGTCCATGGTTACGATGCCCAGGATAGGCCAGCTATGGATGAAATTTCCACTATAGGTAAAACCAAAGCAGCCATATTAGACAACAAAAAGGTGATTATAAAAGAACTTTACCCAGAAGACTTTGGAATAAAAAGAGCTTCACCCCACCTTATTGAAGCGCCTGAAGATATCAAAGGAAATGTACAAGTTGCACTAGATGTTCTTCAGGGAAAGGTGGATGATGATATTGATCAGGCCAGACTAGATCTATGTTTGGTAAATGTGTCGGCCATCCTTTTTTTAGCAGGAAAAGTTGATGATTTTAAAAAAGGAACTGAAATGGCATATGAACTGGTTGAATCGGGAGTTGCCTTTAAAAAATTGCAAGAATTTATTAAGGTAAGCCAATAA
- the trpB gene encoding tryptophan synthase subunit beta yields MITNGKFGKYGGIFVPELLIPALEELEKAFLKYKDDKKFNKELDYLLNEFAGRPTALYYAKNLSEKLGCKIYLKREDMLHTGAHKINNTLGQGLLAKYMGKTRIIAETGAGQHGIATAVVGSLLGIPVEVYMGSEDVERQSLNVFRMELSGANVISVETGSKTLKDAINDAFRDWITNVENTYYLIGSTMGPHPYPTMVKHFQTVIGKESKKQILDKEGKLPDTVIACVGGGSNSIGIFSQFIEHEEVDLIGVEGGGEGLNSGKHGATLCAGTEGVLHGSFSHVLQDDFGQISEAHSVSAGLDYPGVGPEHSYLHVTGRANYDAVTNKEALRGFELLSKYEGIIPALESSHAIAYIEKYAKMKENKGKTIVVNLSGRGDKDMFIVAKERGIKFD; encoded by the coding sequence ATGATTACTAATGGAAAATTTGGTAAATACGGGGGAATATTTGTCCCTGAACTTTTAATTCCCGCATTAGAAGAGCTTGAAAAAGCTTTTCTAAAATATAAAGATGATAAAAAGTTTAACAAAGAATTAGATTATTTATTAAATGAATTTGCCGGTCGGCCCACTGCACTTTATTATGCAAAAAATCTCTCAGAAAAACTGGGATGCAAAATTTATCTAAAAAGAGAAGACATGCTGCATACGGGAGCCCATAAAATCAATAACACATTAGGGCAAGGTCTTTTAGCAAAATATATGGGTAAAACTAGAATAATTGCCGAGACTGGTGCAGGGCAGCACGGAATCGCCACAGCCGTGGTGGGATCATTATTAGGTATCCCTGTTGAAGTGTATATGGGTAGTGAAGATGTTGAAAGACAGTCATTAAATGTTTTCAGGATGGAATTATCTGGAGCTAACGTTATTAGTGTTGAAACAGGTTCCAAGACCCTAAAAGATGCCATAAATGATGCTTTTAGAGATTGGATCACCAATGTGGAGAACACCTATTATCTTATCGGTTCTACCATGGGACCCCACCCCTACCCTACAATGGTAAAACATTTTCAAACAGTTATTGGAAAGGAAAGTAAAAAACAAATATTGGATAAAGAGGGTAAACTTCCAGATACTGTCATTGCCTGTGTAGGTGGAGGAAGTAATTCAATAGGTATATTTTCTCAATTTATAGAACACGAAGAAGTAGATTTAATTGGTGTTGAAGGTGGTGGAGAAGGCCTCAACAGTGGAAAACATGGAGCTACATTGTGCGCTGGAACTGAAGGTGTTTTACATGGATCATTTTCTCATGTCCTACAGGATGATTTTGGCCAAATTAGTGAAGCCCATTCTGTTTCAGCAGGTCTTGACTATCCAGGAGTGGGGCCAGAACACTCTTATTTACATGTTACTGGCCGAGCAAACTACGATGCCGTAACCAACAAGGAAGCTCTTAGAGGTTTTGAACTCCTATCCAAATATGAAGGAATAATCCCTGCTCTGGAAAGTTCCCATGCCATAGCCTACATAGAAAAATATGCCAAGATGAAAGAAAATAAAGGCAAAACAATCGTTGTCAATCTCTCAGGAAGGGGCGACAAAGACATGTTTATCGTTGCAAAAGAGCGAGGAATTAAATTTGATTAA
- the trpA gene encoding tryptophan synthase subunit alpha, whose translation MNFETYTDMFKRVNNNDEGAFIPFVVAGDPDFETSLKIVEKFVEEGADALEIGFPFSDPVADGPTVQSADLRALETGMNTDKCFEFIKKIREFTTIPIGILVYYNLIYKMGIDEFYQKAKICGVNGILAADLPPEEAKDALIAAKKYGINQIFMVAQTTSNERLQTISRMCSGFLYVVAVMGVTGARSNLKHSTVELIERVKEHSDLPVAVGFGISKPEHVKEVLNSGSNGAIVASAILNIITENLQDKEAMLQKIGIFCRQLKEATKN comes from the coding sequence ATGAACTTTGAAACTTATACTGACATGTTTAAAAGGGTAAATAACAATGACGAAGGGGCATTCATTCCTTTTGTTGTTGCAGGAGATCCTGATTTTGAAACATCATTAAAAATAGTGGAAAAATTTGTAGAAGAGGGAGCTGATGCATTGGAAATTGGTTTCCCATTTAGTGATCCAGTTGCTGATGGTCCCACTGTACAATCAGCAGATTTAAGGGCACTTGAAACTGGTATGAACACTGATAAATGTTTTGAATTTATTAAAAAGATTCGTGAATTTACAACAATCCCTATTGGAATTTTAGTTTATTATAATCTAATTTATAAGATGGGAATAGACGAATTTTATCAAAAAGCAAAAATTTGTGGAGTAAATGGTATCTTAGCGGCTGATTTACCTCCTGAAGAAGCTAAAGATGCACTTATTGCTGCTAAAAAATATGGTATTAATCAAATTTTTATGGTTGCCCAAACAACCAGCAATGAAAGGTTACAAACCATATCCCGGATGTGTTCAGGTTTTCTTTATGTGGTGGCAGTTATGGGAGTAACTGGTGCTCGATCTAATTTAAAACACTCCACAGTTGAACTAATTGAACGAGTTAAAGAACACAGTGACCTTCCTGTAGCGGTCGGCTTTGGAATATCCAAACCAGAACATGTTAAAGAAGTATTAAATTCTGGTTCCAATGGAGCAATTGTTGCAAGCGCCATACTCAATATAATTACTGAAAATCTTCAGGATAAAGAGGCAATGTTGCAAAAAATTGGGATATTCTGCCGCCAGCTTAAAGAAGCGACTAAAAATTAA
- the trpE gene encoding anthranilate synthase component I, translated as MNVFGTLKINEPTTTDLNFKNPFELFKKIYYNYSNVFLLESMESDSGLSRYSFLGFDPVATIKAHGNVIEVEKDGVKEEFDTSNPFNEIKNLTKIENGRKGFSGGLVGYISYESVRFLEAIQLESGTSPDFEFGLFLDGIIFDRKRNKCEYVTLGENRIDAIKDIEKDDHHTENLKYKPKGQYFTKEEFEDKVVQVKEKITAGEVFQTVISNAFEYKINGDKLSFYEKLRNMNPSPYMYHLKLPNHEIIGSSPEMLVKVENRNLETYPIAGTRKRGLTPEMDKQLENDLLNDLKERAEHLMLVDLARNDIGKVSEFSTVKIPEFMTVKKFSHVQHIVSKVTGKLQKDRTSIDALGAIFPAGTVSGAPKIRSMEIIDELEQKPRGPYAGAVGYFSLNGNADFAITIRTLVCDGKNAKIQAGAGIVHDSVPENEYFECENKALALFKAMEMAGEADDSDNR; from the coding sequence GTGAATGTTTTTGGCACCCTCAAAATTAATGAACCAACAACAACTGATTTAAACTTCAAAAATCCTTTTGAACTATTTAAAAAGATTTATTACAACTACTCAAATGTATTCCTCTTAGAATCAATGGAAAGCGACAGTGGACTCTCTAGATATTCTTTTTTAGGTTTTGACCCTGTTGCCACTATAAAAGCTCATGGAAATGTAATAGAAGTTGAAAAAGATGGTGTTAAAGAAGAATTTGACACTTCAAACCCGTTTAATGAAATAAAAAACTTAACAAAAATAGAAAATGGAAGAAAAGGGTTCAGCGGAGGTCTGGTTGGTTACATATCATATGAATCAGTCCGTTTCCTTGAAGCTATTCAACTTGAAAGTGGTACAAGTCCTGATTTTGAATTTGGATTATTTTTAGATGGCATAATTTTTGATCGCAAACGTAACAAATGTGAATACGTTACATTAGGTGAAAACAGAATTGACGCCATAAAAGATATAGAAAAAGATGACCATCACACTGAAAATCTTAAATATAAACCAAAGGGCCAGTATTTTACCAAAGAAGAATTTGAAGATAAAGTAGTTCAAGTCAAAGAAAAAATAACTGCTGGAGAAGTATTCCAAACAGTAATTTCCAATGCTTTTGAATACAAAATAAATGGTGATAAACTCTCATTTTATGAAAAATTACGCAATATGAATCCATCACCATACATGTACCATTTGAAACTACCAAACCATGAAATAATTGGTTCAAGCCCGGAAATGCTAGTAAAAGTAGAAAATCGGAATTTAGAAACTTATCCCATTGCAGGAACTCGTAAAAGAGGACTTACTCCTGAAATGGATAAACAACTTGAAAATGACTTGTTAAATGATTTAAAAGAAAGGGCAGAACATTTAATGCTGGTAGATCTGGCCAGAAATGATATTGGTAAAGTAAGTGAATTTTCTACAGTCAAAATTCCAGAATTCATGACTGTTAAGAAATTTTCTCATGTGCAACACATAGTTTCAAAGGTCACTGGAAAATTACAAAAAGACAGGACTTCAATAGATGCCCTAGGAGCTATTTTCCCAGCAGGCACAGTAAGCGGTGCCCCGAAGATAAGATCAATGGAGATAATAGATGAACTGGAACAAAAGCCTCGTGGGCCTTATGCTGGGGCAGTGGGATACTTTTCACTTAATGGAAATGCTGATTTTGCAATAACAATACGAACACTGGTTTGTGATGGTAAAAATGCTAAAATACAGGCTGGTGCCGGCATAGTACATGATTCAGTGCCTGAGAATGAATATTTTGAATGTGAAAATAAAGCGTTAGCTCTATTTAAAGCAATGGAAATGGCAGGTGAAGCAGATGATTCTGATAATAGATAA
- a CDS encoding pseudouridine synthase codes for MKVLGITEESLFRPEAVRWRNRMKLLEPLGEVIVVLPCSMRKPYSSSPSHRSFMKYTKKFQELILTSPFGVCPREMEKTYPIQSYDVSTTGEWSHEEIDVVGEVLREYVKDKTVIAHVTGGYRQVCEKFIDDCIYTPVDDKVSSKESIYHLAKELRKQPKIRNKNKNLHRLRSIARYQFNTKKADLLIPDKSESRGRFNQRIVHEGNTIATLLYEKGLYSFNIQGGKLLNEIGFNWVEIDFELKTNTLFAPGVVDADPDIIPQDEVVIVKNGEVVAVGKAVLNGDEMKKAVKGVAVRIRHRVK; via the coding sequence ATGAAAGTTTTAGGAATTACAGAAGAATCCTTATTTCGACCAGAAGCAGTTAGATGGCGAAATAGAATGAAACTTTTAGAACCTCTGGGAGAGGTGATAGTAGTTTTACCCTGCAGCATGCGCAAGCCCTATTCCTCTTCACCGTCACACCGGTCTTTTATGAAATACACTAAAAAATTCCAGGAATTGATTTTAACATCTCCTTTTGGGGTATGTCCCCGTGAGATGGAAAAAACTTATCCAATACAATCATACGATGTTTCAACCACAGGAGAATGGTCTCATGAAGAGATAGATGTTGTGGGTGAAGTATTAAGGGAATATGTTAAAGATAAAACTGTTATTGCCCATGTTACTGGTGGTTACAGGCAGGTATGTGAAAAATTCATTGATGATTGTATTTACACACCAGTTGACGACAAAGTAAGCTCAAAAGAATCTATATACCACCTGGCCAAGGAACTTAGAAAACAACCGAAAATCAGGAATAAAAATAAAAACCTGCATCGGCTAAGATCCATTGCCCGATACCAGTTTAATACCAAAAAAGCAGATCTGCTAATTCCAGATAAATCCGAAAGCAGAGGTAGATTTAATCAAAGAATTGTTCACGAAGGAAATACCATTGCTACCTTGCTTTATGAAAAAGGTTTATATTCATTTAATATTCAGGGTGGAAAACTCCTTAATGAAATAGGTTTTAACTGGGTTGAAATCGATTTTGAACTTAAAACCAACACTCTTTTTGCGCCGGGCGTGGTTGATGCAGATCCAGATATAATTCCTCAGGATGAAGTAGTAATAGTTAAAAATGGGGAGGTTGTAGCTGTTGGAAAGGCTGTTTTAAATGGTGATGAAATGAAAAAAGCTGTCAAGGGTGTTGCAGTCAGAATAAGGCATAGAGTAAAGTAA
- a CDS encoding indole-3-glycerol phosphate synthase: MIKISEIIHYKKESLNRTQRYKPLSELKKDIKRVKIRNNFRKALSDPKDVKIICEYKPASPSAGEISNMLVEDAVNIFESGCTSAISILTEENFFKSSIDNLKVASKISRLPLLRKDFILSEYQIYESRAAGASAVLLIADTYPDLRGGIALCEYLGMDALVECKNENEINMALEANAKIIGINNRNFQDFSINFNRTKELSKMIPSDVLLVSESGVKTIDDVKLLSQYGADALLVGTTIMASSSIPKKVSELVNAAQNSKMKR, encoded by the coding sequence ATGATAAAAATTTCAGAAATTATCCATTACAAGAAAGAATCTCTAAATAGAACTCAAAGATATAAACCATTATCTGAGCTTAAAAAGGATATCAAAAGGGTTAAAATACGAAACAATTTTAGAAAAGCCTTATCCGATCCAAAAGATGTTAAGATAATCTGTGAATACAAGCCTGCATCTCCCTCTGCTGGAGAAATATCCAATATGCTTGTGGAAGATGCAGTTAATATATTTGAAAGTGGATGCACTAGTGCTATATCCATATTAACTGAAGAAAACTTTTTTAAAAGTTCTATAGATAATTTAAAAGTCGCATCAAAAATTTCTAGACTTCCATTACTGCGAAAAGACTTCATATTAAGTGAATATCAAATTTATGAGTCTAGAGCAGCAGGGGCAAGTGCAGTTCTTCTTATAGCAGATACCTATCCTGATCTAAGAGGGGGAATTGCATTATGCGAATATCTGGGAATGGATGCACTGGTGGAATGTAAAAATGAAAATGAAATTAATATGGCGCTTGAGGCCAATGCCAAAATTATTGGAATAAATAACCGAAACTTCCAGGACTTCAGTATTAATTTTAATAGAACCAAAGAACTTTCAAAGATGATACCATCTGACGTTTTATTGGTTTCAGAAAGCGGTGTAAAAACCATTGATGATGTAAAACTGTTAAGTCAGTATGGAGCTGATGCTCTGCTGGTTGGAACCACTATAATGGCTTCATCTTCAATACCAAAAAAGGTATCTGAGTTAGTAAACGCGGCCCAAAACTCAAAGATGAAAAGGTAA